A window of Staphylococcus lloydii genomic DNA:
TCTATCGCTTTATGCGTCCGTTAATTGAAGCGGGCTATGTATATATCGCTCAACCACCATTGTTCAAATTAACGCAAGGTAAACAAAAATATTATGTCTTTAATGAGCGTGAATTAGATAAGCTTAAAGCTGAACTAGATCCATCACCTAAATGGTCTATAGCACGTTATAAAGGTTTAGGTGAGATGAATGCGGACCAATTGTGGGAAACTACAATGAATCCAGAAAATCGTTCAATGTTACAAGTGACATTGGAAGATGCAATTAACGCCGATCAAACATTTGAAATGTTAATGGGTGACGTCGTGGAAAACCGTAGACAGTTTATTGAAGACAATGCAGTCTATGCTAACTTAGATTTCTAAAACAATGAACTGAATTTTTGAAGGAGGATATCTTGATGGCTGAAGTACCTGAATCAAGAATAAATGAACGAAATATTACTAGTGAGATGCGAGAGTCGTTTTTAGACTATGCGATGAGTGTTATCGTATCTCGTGCCCTACCAGACGTTAGAGATGGTTTGAAACCAGTACATCGTCGTATCTTATATGGATTAAATGAACAAGGTATGACACCTGATAAATCATATAAAAAGTCAGCACGTATCGTTGGGGACGTAATGGGTAAATATCATCCACATGGTGACTCATCTATTTACGAAGCAATGGTAAGAATGGCTCAGGATTTCAGCTATAGATATCCTTTAGTTGATGGTCAAGGTAACTTTGGCTCAATGGATGGTGATGGCGCAGCGGCTATGCGTTATACAGAGGCACGTATGTCTAAAATAACGCTTGAATTATTACGCGATATCAATAAAGATACGATTGATTTCATAGATAACTACGATGGTAATGAAAGGGAGCCGTCAGTCTTACCTGCTCGTTTCCCTAACTTACTTGTTAACGGTGCCTCAGGTATCGCAGTAGGTATGGCGACAAACATCCCACCTCATAACTTAACTGAAGTGATTAATGGCGTCTTAAAAGTAAGCCATAACCCTGATGTAACGATTGCCGAGTTAATGGAAGATATTCAAGGACCAGATTTTCCAACTGGCGCGCTTATCATGGGCAAGAGTGGAATCCGCAGAGCATACGAAACAGGACGTGGTTCAATCCAAATGCGTTCTCGTGCTGAAATAGAAGAACGTGGTGGCGGCCGTCAACGTATCGTCGTTACAGAGATTCCTTACCAAGTTAACAAAGCACGTATGATTGAAAAAATAGCTGAATTAGCTCGAGATAAAAAAGTTGATGGCATCACTGATTTACGTGATGAAACAAGTTTACGTACAGGTGTAAGAGTCGTAATTGACGTTAGAAAAGATGCCAATGCGAACGTTATTCTTAACAACTTATATAAACAAACACCATTACAAACATCATTTGGAGTGAACATGATTGCGCTTGTTAATGGTAGACCTAAACTTATTAACTTAAAAGAAGCCCTAGTAGAATATTTAGAGCATCAAAAAATTGTTGTAAGACGTCGTACTGAATATAACCTGAAAAAAGCACAAGATCGTGCACATATTCTTGAAGGTTTAAGAATCGCATTAGATCACATCGATGAAATCATCACGACAATTCGTGAGTCAGAAACTGACAAAGTAGCCATGGATAGCTTGCAAGAACGTTTTAAATTAACTGAACGCCAAGCTCAAGCTATTTTAGATATGCGTTTAAGACGTTTAACAGGATTAGAACGCGATAAAATTGAAAATGAATATAATGAGTTAGTTGCTTACATTAAAGAATTAGAAGAAATTCTTGCAGATGAAGAAAAACTACTACAAATCGTTAGAGATGAATTAATAGATATTCGTGAACGTTATGGTGACGACCGTCTAACAGAAATACAATTAGGTGGCTTCGATAATATCGAAGACGAAGATTTAATACCTGAAGAGCAAATCGTTATTACATTAAGTCATAATAACTATATTAAACGATTACCAGTTTCTACATATCGTGCTCAGCACCGAGGTGGTCGTGGTGTTCAAGGTATGAATACGTTAGAAGAAGACTTCGTAAGTCAACTTGTAACGTTGAGTACACACGATAACGTCCTATTCTTTACGAATAAAGGTCGCGTCTACAAATTGAAAGGTTATGAAGTACCTGAGCTTTCACGTCAATCTAAAGGTATACCAATCGTTAATGCTATTGAATTAGATAATGACGAAAGCATTAGCACGATGATAGCCGTTAAAGACTTAGAACGTGAAGATAATTTCCTAATCTTTGCAACGAAGAAAGGTATTATCAAACGTTCAAGATTAAATAACTTCTCTCACATTAATAAGAACGGTAAAATTGCGATTGGATTCAAAGATGAAGACGAACTTATTGCCGTACGTCTCACAGATGGTTCTCAAGACGTTCTTATTGGTACTGCACATGCATCATTAATACGTTTCCAAGAGCAGTCATTAAGACCACTTGGTAGAACGGCAGCAGGTGTTAAAGGTATTACAATACGTGAAGGTGACCAAGTCGTTGGCTTAGACGTCGCTCACTCTGAAAGTGAAGATGAAGTACTTGTTGTAACTAAAAATGGTTACGGTAAACGTACACCAGTAAGTGAATATAGATTATCAAACCGTGGTGGTAAAGGTATCAAGACAGCCACTATTACAGAACGTAACGGTGATATCGTTTGTATTACAACTGTATCAGGTAGTGAAGACTTAATGGTTGTAACTAACTCTGGTGTGATTATTAGAATTGATGTTCATGATATTTCACAAAATGGTAGAGCTGCACAAGGTGTTCGTTTAATACGTCTAGGAGACAATCAATTTGTTTCTACTGTTGCTAAAGTAGACGAAGAGGAAGAAACAGCTAGAGCAGAAGAAAGTGTAGAATCTGCAGAGGGTGATGAAACTCAAGCATCAAATGAAACTGTAGTTGAAGACAATACACCTGGTAATGCAATTCATACTGAAGGTGAAGAAGAAAACGACGAACCTAAAGAGTTAAGACAAGACTTTATGGATCGTGTTAACGAAGATATCGACAACGCCGATAACGACGATGACTCAGAAGAATAAGTTCCTATAAAATAATAAATCAAAAAAGCCTAGCAGATTGTATTAATCTGCTAGGCTTTTTATATACTTTAGACGACCTACCCTCTTGATACACTATAAATAAAACGCCTCTAATTACAAAATTAGAGGCGTTATTTTATATTATTGTTCTAATTTTTTCATAGCATGTGGGATTTCGCTAATTAATCTTGATGGTGGCACAACATACATAGATTCAGCCAATGAATCCCCTATATAACTATGTGTGTACGTTGCACTTGTAACAGCCTCTTCGATACTATCGAATTGTCCAACGAAGCTTGTAATCATACCAGCAAGTGTATCGCCCATACCGCCCGTAGCCATCGCAGGTGTACCAATTGGTAATTTATAATCATTATTTCTGAAATAAATTTCGGTACCATGCATTTTAAGCACGATCGTTGCGCCTATATCGTTAGCAGCTTGACGGTTACGTTCGTATTCCTGTTCATCAATAGGAATACCACTTAAACGTTCCCATTCTTTTTGATGTGGCGTGAAAATAACACGACACGTAGGAATTTGTGGTTTTAATTTACTAAAGATTGTAATCGCATCACCATCAACAATAAGTGTTTGGTGAGATTGAATGTTTTGCAATAGGAAAGTAATAGCATTATTTCCTTTGAAATCACAACCAAGTCCAGGACCGATTAAAATACAATCTGTGTTTTCAATCATTTTAGTAAGCATTTTAGTATCGTTGATGTCGATAACCATTGCTTCTGGACAACGAGAATGTAGAGCTGCATGGTTGTTAGGATGTGTAGCTACTGTGATTAAGCCACTGCCGCTATATACACATGCACGAGCTGCTAAAATAATCGCTCCACCCAAACTAGCATTCCCGCCAATTAATAAGATTCGACCATAGTCCCCTTTATGAGTATCATCTTTACGTTTAGGAATACTAACTGATGATAAAGTTTCCATTACGAAACCTCCTTTTTAGTTAATGCTTTTATATAAATCGTTGTTTTAGTCATTGTTTTGTCGTTACTTTATTTTAAATACAATAGAAAATAATATACCTGCAAGTACGTTAAGTCAATAGTTAAAAGTTAATAATAAGCACAATAATTTTACATATATGTGGATAACCTGCTTTATCCTGTTAAATCAGTAATCTGATAATACGTTACGACTATTGCTATAACTATTGTTACTCAAAAAATGAAAGCGTATACTTTGAGTTGCATGCTAATTATTGAGAGGAGATGGGATAATGGTATTACAATTAACAGGAAATGATTTAACGATTGCAGAGATTAAAAACTTTTTAAATGAAAGAGAAACTGTAGAGATTACAGATGAAGCACTGCAACGTGTTAAGCAAAGTCGTGCAACAGTTGAAGATATTATCGCTAATAAAAAAACAGTATATGGTATTACGACTGGATTTGGTTTATTTAGTGATATCAGAATTGATCAAGGGGAATATGAACAATTACAAACGAACTTAATTCGCTCACATGCTTGTGGTGTAGGTAAACCATTTGGAGAAGAAGTGTCATTAGTGATGATGGTTTTACGTTTAAATACTTTATTAAAAGGACATTCAGGCACAACTGTAGAACTGATTGACCAACTTATTTATTTTATTAATCAACGTATTATTCCGGTCATTCCACAACAAGGTTCATTGGGTGCTTCAGGAGACTTAGCCCCATTAGCACATTTAGCTTTGGCATTAATTGGTGAAGGTAATGTTTTCTACCAAGGAGAAGAAGTTGATAGCAGACATGTCTTAAGTAATTTAAATAGACAACCTTTACAGTTACAAGCTAAAGAAGGACTAGCATTAATTAATGGTACGCAAGCAATGACTGCGCAAGGCGTGATTAATTATATTGAAGCGGAAGATTTAGCATTACAGGCTGAATGGATTGCAGCATTAACGCATCAAGCTTTAAATGGTATTACAGACGCATATAATGAAAATGTACATAAAGTCAGAAACTTTGATGAACAAACTGCTGTAGCAGCACGTATGTTGGACTGGTTAGACGGCTCGCAATTAACAACGAGACAAGGTGAGATTCGAGTTCAAGATGCTTACTCTTTACGTTGTATTCCTCAAATTCACGGTGCGAGTTTCCAAGTATTTAACTATGTTAAAGAGAAATTAGAATTTGAAATGAATGCAGCTAACGATAACCCACTTATTTTTGATGAAGATGATGAAACGCTCGTTATTTCAGGTGGAAACTTCCACGGGCAACCTATCGCATTTGCCTTAGAC
This region includes:
- the gyrA gene encoding DNA gyrase subunit A, with translation MAEVPESRINERNITSEMRESFLDYAMSVIVSRALPDVRDGLKPVHRRILYGLNEQGMTPDKSYKKSARIVGDVMGKYHPHGDSSIYEAMVRMAQDFSYRYPLVDGQGNFGSMDGDGAAAMRYTEARMSKITLELLRDINKDTIDFIDNYDGNEREPSVLPARFPNLLVNGASGIAVGMATNIPPHNLTEVINGVLKVSHNPDVTIAELMEDIQGPDFPTGALIMGKSGIRRAYETGRGSIQMRSRAEIEERGGGRQRIVVTEIPYQVNKARMIEKIAELARDKKVDGITDLRDETSLRTGVRVVIDVRKDANANVILNNLYKQTPLQTSFGVNMIALVNGRPKLINLKEALVEYLEHQKIVVRRRTEYNLKKAQDRAHILEGLRIALDHIDEIITTIRESETDKVAMDSLQERFKLTERQAQAILDMRLRRLTGLERDKIENEYNELVAYIKELEEILADEEKLLQIVRDELIDIRERYGDDRLTEIQLGGFDNIEDEDLIPEEQIVITLSHNNYIKRLPVSTYRAQHRGGRGVQGMNTLEEDFVSQLVTLSTHDNVLFFTNKGRVYKLKGYEVPELSRQSKGIPIVNAIELDNDESISTMIAVKDLEREDNFLIFATKKGIIKRSRLNNFSHINKNGKIAIGFKDEDELIAVRLTDGSQDVLIGTAHASLIRFQEQSLRPLGRTAAGVKGITIREGDQVVGLDVAHSESEDEVLVVTKNGYGKRTPVSEYRLSNRGGKGIKTATITERNGDIVCITTVSGSEDLMVVTNSGVIIRIDVHDISQNGRAAQGVRLIRLGDNQFVSTVAKVDEEEETARAEESVESAEGDETQASNETVVEDNTPGNAIHTEGEEENDEPKELRQDFMDRVNEDIDNADNDDDSEE
- a CDS encoding NAD(P)H-hydrate dehydratase; this encodes METLSSVSIPKRKDDTHKGDYGRILLIGGNASLGGAIILAARACVYSGSGLITVATHPNNHAALHSRCPEAMVIDINDTKMLTKMIENTDCILIGPGLGCDFKGNNAITFLLQNIQSHQTLIVDGDAITIFSKLKPQIPTCRVIFTPHQKEWERLSGIPIDEQEYERNRQAANDIGATIVLKMHGTEIYFRNNDYKLPIGTPAMATGGMGDTLAGMITSFVGQFDSIEEAVTSATYTHSYIGDSLAESMYVVPPSRLISEIPHAMKKLEQ
- the hutH gene encoding histidine ammonia-lyase — its product is MVLQLTGNDLTIAEIKNFLNERETVEITDEALQRVKQSRATVEDIIANKKTVYGITTGFGLFSDIRIDQGEYEQLQTNLIRSHACGVGKPFGEEVSLVMMVLRLNTLLKGHSGTTVELIDQLIYFINQRIIPVIPQQGSLGASGDLAPLAHLALALIGEGNVFYQGEEVDSRHVLSNLNRQPLQLQAKEGLALINGTQAMTAQGVINYIEAEDLALQAEWIAALTHQALNGITDAYNENVHKVRNFDEQTAVAARMLDWLDGSQLTTRQGEIRVQDAYSLRCIPQIHGASFQVFNYVKEKLEFEMNAANDNPLIFDEDDETLVISGGNFHGQPIAFALDFLKIGVSELGNVAERRLERLVNPQLNNGLPAFLSPQPGLQSGAMIMQYAAASLVSENKTLAHPASVDSIPSSANQEDHVSMGTIASRHGYNIIENTRSVIAIECIIALQAVEHKDIEKLSPKTRAKYDELRHIIPTITEDRQFHKDIAAVAQHLRDRAYNA